A window from Fibrobacter sp. encodes these proteins:
- a CDS encoding T9SS type A sorting domain-containing protein codes for MKKLLSSILLTCALLAVSLASNATIHYVYPGGSGAKDGSSWADAAPDIQYLLTPPLIVVPIPTPPFFDTIQPQLVFDRDSIFVASGTYQRVCMHKEGYQVNNVTTDSCALEKLHFYGGFKGYETSLEQRGDWLATPSIIDAQGGRAVWFEHPTPGAGDVVFDGFIVTGAGRRKEAFRIVNVNTWISHVIIKDNNGIPFFLEHVPFSSNDDSYSETALNNVVVMNNLGSGWPASVAVSAFSQLKVFNSTITKNTCDSVYYQGDPLALFYFYSYQSDFYFYNSIVYNNLNAGTIVNRSFPGHSPELYYKNSIIESTSNPMSDWNVYGTDLGNTLDVNPMLTSGYRLLYGSPAINLGDVNDYPFFQSIMLMSQSHPHAFWYADADYRGRFYVDPSNQMHLDAGAVQYKGNSSSFKDLEYWLKKKYPSNISAQTNSTDSPDSNVTYLGQKPMVYPTVTTPAQQINITNIPENSAVCLTDILGRMIFSAPLSKGEDMITSPQAPGMYLLVISQGNKAVSKELIIVKQ; via the coding sequence ATGAAAAAGCTACTTTCTTCAATTTTGCTAACTTGCGCACTCCTCGCAGTTAGTCTGGCTTCTAATGCAACTATCCACTATGTCTATCCTGGCGGCAGCGGTGCGAAGGATGGTTCGTCTTGGGCTGACGCAGCCCCTGATATTCAATACTTGTTAACCCCACCTTTAATAGTTGTACCTATACCTACGCCACCATTTTTTGACACAATTCAGCCTCAATTAGTGTTTGACAGAGACTCTATCTTTGTGGCAAGCGGTACTTATCAACGCGTTTGTATGCATAAAGAAGGTTATCAAGTCAACAATGTCACAACCGATAGTTGTGCTCTAGAAAAACTCCATTTCTATGGTGGTTTTAAAGGGTATGAAACATCCTTAGAACAACGCGGTGATTGGTTGGCAACACCATCTATTATTGATGCTCAAGGAGGAAGGGCTGTTTGGTTTGAGCACCCAACACCTGGTGCTGGCGATGTGGTTTTTGACGGTTTCATCGTCACTGGTGCAGGCCGAAGAAAAGAAGCTTTTAGAATTGTAAATGTAAACACATGGATTTCACACGTTATCATCAAAGACAACAATGGCATTCCATTCTTTTTGGAACACGTTCCCTTTTCATCAAATGACGATTCATATTCAGAAACAGCATTGAATAATGTTGTAGTAATGAACAATCTGGGTAGCGGATGGCCTGCATCTGTTGCAGTTTCAGCCTTCTCACAACTCAAGGTTTTCAATTCTACAATAACCAAAAACACTTGTGATAGCGTTTATTATCAAGGCGACCCCCTCGCTTTATTTTATTTCTACTCATATCAATCTGACTTTTATTTCTACAATTCAATAGTATACAATAACTTGAATGCAGGAACAATCGTAAATCGTAGTTTCCCCGGGCACTCTCCAGAACTATATTACAAAAATTCAATCATAGAGTCTACATCCAACCCGATGTCTGATTGGAATGTATATGGAACTGATTTAGGAAACACTCTTGACGTGAATCCTATGCTTACATCAGGCTATCGTCTTCTCTACGGTAGTCCGGCAATCAACCTTGGTGATGTCAACGACTACCCATTCTTCCAGTCCATTATGCTTATGAGTCAAAGCCACCCACATGCATTTTGGTACGCAGATGCTGACTACAGGGGACGATTCTACGTCGACCCGTCCAATCAGATGCATTTGGATGCTGGTGCTGTCCAATACAAGGGAAACAGCAGTTCCTTCAAAGATCTGGAGTACTGGTTAAAGAAAAAATATCCGTCCAATATCAGTGCACAAACAAACTCAACAGACAGCCCTGATTCTAATGTAACCTACTTAGGACAAAAACCTATGGTATATCCAACGGTAACAACTCCTGCACAACAGATAAACATCACAAATATCCCCGAGAACTCAGCGGTTTGTCTTACCGACATTCTTGGACGTATGATTTTCTCTGCCCCACTATCCAAAGGGGAGGATATGATAACTTCTCCGCAAGCACCAGGTATGTACCTTCTCGTAATAAGCCAAGGCAACAAAGCTGTATCCAAGGAGCTCATCATCGTCAAACAATAA